TTGTGGCTCCGGGACTTGTAACCTTTCTCTGATCTGGTCATCCTTCTGGGATAAGTTCCGTTCAAGGGCAGCCTCTCTTCCTACCCGGCTGGGTTCTAGCCCTGAGGGGTCCTCAGGCCACGGCTGGACAGGGAGGTCACGGTCCTGGAGGGCTGCCTGAATAATCAGCTATAGGAGAGGAGCCGTTCTGGGTAGTCACAGGGGCCGTGCGGGGCCTGGGAGATGGGGAGCCTAGCAGACGCCAAGGTCCCTGGAGAAGACCAGAGAGGAGTGggtcccctcccacctgcccacGTGCAGGGTGTGCCTTGCACTCAAGTAACCCAAGGTCTCACGTTTCTTTGCTTTTGGTAGCCGCAGGACCTGGTAACTTGAAGGTCCCTTTGAGccctgactttgtttttctgagttCTGTTGAAATAGCACTGCCCAGGATCCCTTTGGGTAGAGAAAGAGCATCAATTCGTGGTCTGGGTTttgagaatttttctttcttttaaaatgagtgaTTGTTTCTGTTTGTCTTATGGACAATTTCAAATTCATATAAAAGCAGATAACCAGCTTCTGTCCTAGTTGTTTTGAGGCAAATTCCAGATGTTATTTCACCTGAAACTATTGACTAGCCTGTCTCTACTAGACAGGGACCTGAGGACTCTTTGTAAGGCGGTGTTTATGTGGACAGCGTGGGTCTGGTCTCCCAACCCTGGATGGGCAGGAGCCACCTGCCTGGTTCAGTTCAGCACAAACCGCCTGAACTCCCTGCTGCGTTCTGTGAGCCTGTTCTTGTCTGCCTCCATCTCGTGCAAGAGGACTACTCTCCCACAACATCCTGGGAACCTTGGATGAGGCAGCAACCGTGTCCTGCTGCCCCCGTGCTCCACCCTGGGGCCATGCGAGGCCTGGCCTGGTTCTCTTTGGATGCTGGGGTGCCTCGCTGTCCCGCCTCCGGTCCTCTGAGAGCAAAGCCACTgggcgggatcgagcctcgggTGTGATGCTGTGCCCTCCTCACAGGGTCCTGGTGGAGGCTGTTCTGCCTTTCCCCCCGGCGCTGGCTGAAGTGACTCTGGGCATTGGCCATGGCCGCAGGGTCATCCTGCGTAGCTACCAAGAggaggaggcaggtgaggggACCAATGGGGCCTGGGGCAGAGAGCAGAGACGGGCTAGGGGGGTGCAGAGAGCAGAGACGGGCTGGTGGGGGCAGAGCCCGGCTTCCTCCTGTTGCTGTCCCCCCCAGACAGCGCCATCAAAGCCATGGTGACGGAGATGAGCATCGGAGAGGAGGATTTCCAGCAGTTGCAGGCCCAGGAAGGGGTGGCCATCACTTTCTGCCTCAAGGAATTCCGGGTGAGGTTCCTGCCGTGCACTCACTGCCCCGTCCacctctcctccctgcccagcctccaTGCTCTGCTTCTCCCTTGCCAGGGGCTCCTGAGCTTCGCAGAGTCAGCCAACTTGTCCCTCAGCATTCACTTCGATGCCCCGGGCAGGTAAGGCCAGCCTTGGGATAGGGAGGGGAAGGCTCTGGGGTGCCGGAAGCCAAAGGGCCTTGACTGCGTCTGGATCTGTCACCTGCCCAGGCCAGCCATCTTTGCCATCGAGGACTCTCTGCTGGACGGCCACTTTGTCCTAGCCACACTCTCAGAGTCGGACTCGCACCCCCAGACCCTGCATGCCCAAGAGGAGCTCCAGCGGCCAGAGCCTGGGCCTCAGGCTCACAGGTGAGAGCTGCGCCCGCCCACCCCCCTTCTCACTCTGTGTACCCAGGCTGCAGCCTGCCGCTTCCAGAGTCTGCAGCCCCCACCCTGTGCGCCTCCCATCCCCACTTCCTGTCGAGCCCCAGCCCCTACAGTCCTCACTGCTTCCAGCCCTGCAGGCTCAGCCTCACCAGTCAGCTGTACTCAGAGATCCCCCGACCCAGGGAAGTGTCCCCAAGGTCGGGCTGGCTTCCTTCTCTGGCTGAGGCGTCCTCCCAAGCCAAGGAGGGAAAAGGGCTGCCGGGAGGCAGGGGGCTGCCTGGGATGGGGGAAGCAGGTGGCTGCAAGGGCAGGTGGGTTGGGGAGGATGGGCCCAGCGTAGTTTAAGTGGAGGAAGTTGGCCTGGCCCTCTGCCCAGTATGTCCCTGGGCCCCAGTGCTCTCCAGTTCCTGTCCCCTGGGAAGGTGGGGGCTTGGGCCCCAGGTGGCCCAGCTCACTGGACTTGCCGCTCCCCTCCCGCAGTGAGCTGAAGTGGGCCCCCAGGATGCCTCCCTCAGGCCTCTACCTGAACTCTGATGAAAGGATTCTACGGTTGACCCCCTTCCGGAAGCGGCCACTTAAAACACCGCCCCCATCCTTTCCCCTCCCACCAAATCAGGAAATAATAAAACCAAGAGGTCACCAATGGTTACTAGGCTCCTGCAGGTTACTGGCTGAGCCCTCCAGGCGGGGCCCTAACTCTGTCCCCCGCCCCCTTCCCCACTGATACCGTCTCTGCCTGTAGCACGCCCCACCTAGACCTGGATGACTTTGCTGTCGACGACATGGACTCTTACATGATTGCCATGGAAACCACCACGGGCAGTGAGGGCTCCCGGGCACTGCCCTCCATCTCCCTTTCACCTGGCCTCCAGCGCCCCTGTAGCTCCAGCCCCCACTCAGAGGAGGAAGATGATGACATGgagcccagcacagtgcctgggacTCCCCCACCTAAGAAGGTAGGGGTGAGAGACagaggggcttcactggtggctccaatggaaagaatccgccagccatgcaggagacctgggttcagtccctgggtggggaagattccctggaggagggcatggcaacccacttcaggattctggcctggagaatccccatggacaaagagaagcctggtgggctagtccatggggttgcaaagtcagatacCACCAAGCatggaggcagaggctggggtgggaggcagagggagggagcagCCTCCGAGCTCACCCGGCTTCCTCTGTTCTCTCGCCAGTTCCGCTCGCtgttctttggctccatcctggCCCCTGCACACTCTCCCCAGGGCCCCAGCCCTGTGCTGGCTGAAGACAGTGAGGGCGAAGGCTGAGCCGAGACTGGGCCCGAtgaagccccgccccacccctctcCCAAAGCCAGCCAGGGCAGGTCTGCTCTCCTCCTTGGTGGGTGGTAGAGGTGCGCCCTGCTGGAGCCGAGCTGACTGGTCCTGCCACCTCCCCCAGGGCCTTGCCTGGCCTGGGTCTTGTTGTTTCCCTTCAACCCCCAATCATTTATTCAACCCTCAATCTATCATGTCTGTTCCCAGTCTCCGTGCTGAGCTGCCCTCTGCAGGGAGTTTCCTCATCTCTTAATCCAATTCTGTGGGCAGAACTAGAGGACTGCCTTCTCTAAGCCCACCAccctaagaaagaaagaaatcattgtGGGGCTTCTGCCCCTGCTGATCCACCTTCTGCCAATCATGACCTGTCCCTCCCTCAAATCCTGAGCGCACCACTGGGATCCCCTGTGACTGGCACACTGTTTTGCTTGCTTTCCCCAAACTCTCTGGCTCTGGCTTGGAAATTCCAAGGGCTCCTGTGGACCTGGGCATGTGGCTGGGGTTTTCCTGGCTGGGGCCCCAAGCTCAGCAAGCCTCCCAAGTGGCTCTGGGCGGAAGGGTTGCCAGGCCCAGTGTTTGGGACAAGGGAGACAGAGGCTATGGCAAGAATCCAGCTTTGACCTTTATTCAAGAGACCAGATGGGTTGCCCCAGGATCCGGCTGCCAGCCCTGAGGCCAAGCAAGGCTGGAGATCCCCAATCTGGCCCTGCTTTGCCCTGAGCTGCAGCCTTAGCCCCAGGATCCTGCCTGCAGCCGCTGTAGGTACAAGCGGGAAGAGCCCTGGGAGACTGGATGCTGCTATTGGttcataaaaaaaagagaaaaatacaccaAGCCTCCGTGTTCCCCGTGATGGGTGGGCCTGGGGGCCAGCATGAGCCCCCTGTAGCCACTGTGATTTCTGTACAATCCACCATCTGGGCCAGAGGGCGGGCACATGGAGGCTATTTCTTGGCTTTGGCGGAGTTGCGGGGTGGGGTGATGGGCCGGCCTCCAGGGTTCAGGCCACTGAACTGCCCGTATTTCCCCTTGTTCTTGTCAGCGGGCTTGAGGATCTAGAAGAGAAAAACTGGTCAGGCTCAGGGGGCCGTGCCATAGGCCCCTCGGCCTGTCCGCCCCCAGCCCGACCCCCACCTGGAAGGAGCACATGAGCGTCTCGTCCACACTCATCATGGCACCTGCATTGTCAAACTCGCCGCAGTAGTTGGGGGCTGAAAAGAGTGTCACCAGCTGCCGCTTGGCAAAGAACTCATAGCCGTCTTCTACTACCTGGACGAGGGTGGAGGCGGTTAGTTCAGCAGGAGCTGGCTGCCAGCCCTGCTCTCACCCGGATGGGGGCTGCCAGCCCACCTGGTGTGCCCGGCAGATGAGGTCCAGGTCATGCTTGTGCAGGAACTTGGCCACCACCTCAGCTCCAAATGTAAAGGAGACGCCGCGGTCATTCTCACCCCAGCCCTGCACGTCCTTGTCAGGGTCAGACCACAGCAGGTCACAGAGCAGGCCCTGGTCAGGCACATCTGTGGGCCGCATGATACGCCGGAtctgctccatggactgtaggtctgGGGACAGCCCTGGAGAGCACAGGGGGCAGgtcacctcctcctccaggcagcctttgCCAATCAGCCTCCGCCCCCCACCTctccaccctctccaggattcctGGGAGCCTACACAGGCAGAACTCATCACCTTCTGCCTCTTCCAAGTCCCTGTCCCTTCAAGGAGCACAGAGCTCCCtggagaaagtgttagtcgctcagttgtgtccaactctttgaaaccccatggactgtccaggcaagaaagctggagcgggtagccattcctttcttcaggggatcgtcccaacccaggaatcaaacctgggtctcccgcattgcaggcagattctttaccacctgagccaccagggaagccctggagaaagGGGACAAGCAAACTCCATGCAGGAAGGCGAGGCCACGACACAACAGCGGGTGCAGCCCGATGCTGCGGCACGGGGGGACTTCGTGGGAGAAGTACTGCCCATACCAGGATTCCAGGAAGAGCTGTTCCTGCTGACTGGGAGCACATCTTCCAGCTGACGCTTCTGTCCCAAGGTCCCAGGGGTGCTCACCCTGGGAGGCTCATCCTTCCCAAGCATTCACACGCCCAGAGCCGTGCTCACCTCCATGGCAACAGAAGATCTTCTCGTCCACGATGGCAGCGATGGGCAGGCAGTTGAAGCAATCAGTGAAGGTCTTCCACAGTTTGATGTTGTAGCGTCTCTTGCCTGTCCAGGGGGAAAGAGACAGCTCACCAGAGGGCCTCTCTGCTCCACCCTCAGCCTGGGTCTCCAGGCCTTCCAGGACACATTGTGTGTTGTTCAGACACAGCTAGGAGGAGAGAAtggaaggcaaaaaagaaaaccaaaccccCGCCACCTACCCCTACTACCCCATTGCCTCCCAGACAGAATTCTAAAGCAGCCGAGTCCACAGGAACCCCAGAGTTCCACTTCTGGCATGACCTCAAGGTTGGTACCCACCCCCAGCACAAGAGCAGGGCCAGGTCGAGACAGGGTCTGGTTCATCTCGGCTTCTGTCTAACAGAGTCCAGTCCCAACAGGCATCCCAAGTGCTTAAGTTCCGGATGCGCTGGAGGGGAGTGTCGGCAGGTGAGGCCCTGCCTTAGAATCCTGGCAGCCCTTCAGTCAGCAGCCACTGGCCAGGTCCCTGAGTGCCAGGATCTGCTctaggagggcaggggagggtggcATGGGCTGGTGCTACCTTCACGGCGCTCAGCTTAGCAGGTGTTTGTCAGACGCTGACACCCCAGCCACCAGGTCGACACGAGGGTTGCACTGAATGGCAAGGAGAGCCCTTCAGGACCAGGGCAGCCCCAGATGCTCTGCCCACTCACACTCATCATAGAAGCCGTAGATGCGGTTGATGCTGGCACACTCGTGGTTCCCACGGAGCAGGAAGAAGTTCTCTGGGTACTTGATCTTATAGGCCAGCAGCAGGCAGATGGTCTCCAAAGACTGCTTGCCCCTGTCCACGTAGTCCCCCAGGAACAAGTAGTTACTCTCTGGAGGGAAGCCACCGTACTCGAACAGCCGCAGAAGATCATAGTACTGGCCATGAATGTCACCTGTGACCCAGGGAACCAAGTCAGCACTAGGGCCAGCCTAAACGTGAACCTCCTCCCAAGGAGGAACTTGGGAGGAGTGGGGGGCAAGGCTGCTTTCAGGAGGCCACGGGGACCTGGGCTGGGGGCTCACCGCAGATCTTGAGGGGTGCCTCCAGCTCCAGAAGAATGGGCTGGCTCAGGAAAATCTCCCGGGATTTGAGGCACAGACCACGGATCTCGTTCTCCGTCAGCTGTACATTCTTTCCAGGCCTGGAGCCCTGCACTGGGGGCGGAAAGAGGCGTCAGGACCCTGGTTCCTCAGGCGAGAACAGGGTGAATGTCATCGGTGACCCCACAGGCACTTCTGGGTGGGGGCTCCTGGGCCTCCCGGCCCCGCCTTGTCCAGGGGCAGCTGTTGCTGCTGAGCCTCCTGGGACCCCCAACTGCCCTCAAGGCGCTCGCGAGGGGACTGCTGTGTGCAGAGGCCATCCAAAACCTCATAGCACAGGACCCCTTCCTGGGGGAGTAGGCTTCTCGGGTTTCTCCCTCAGCCAAGAGCCCAGGCCAATCCTTGCGCGCCGCCCCGCTCCGGTCCTGCTCTGGCAAGGGGAACAACCCCAGACCTCCCAGCGCGCCAcgattggggtggggtggggtggggtggggttgggggacgATGTGGCCACGGGACCTCGCGGCCCGTCCCCGCCCAGTCGAAGCCGGCCCTGGGAGGGGCAGGTCCACCCGCGCGCCACTTCCGGGCCGTGCAGGGGACCAGGGCGCGGCGGGCGCCCACCTCCCTCGCCGCCCCGGCCAACCTTCCAGCAGGCGTCCGATTATAGAGTCCAGGTTGAGCTTCTCGCTGTCGGACATGGCGGCGCCGCCGCTCTGGCCCAGCACCTCCGGGCCCTGTCCTGGCTCCCGCCCTCCCGCGGCCTCCTTCCGGCCTGGTGCTCCTTCCGCCCGCCCGGGCCCGCCCCGGCCCGCCGCCCCGCCTCCTcggccgcccgccccgccccgccgcacccggccccgccccggcccgcccGGTCGCCCGCTGCCCCTGCGCTCTAGCGCCTCCACTGGACGCCAGGCCCGGGGCCCGCGGCGGCCCGGGAGGCGGGGCCTCGGCCAGGGGGCGGGGCTTGGGCTGATCTGATTGCGGGGGCGGAGCCTGCACTGGGGGCGGGGCTTCACGGGGCGAGGTCGACTCTAGTTCCGCCCTAGAGGGGTTACCCACCCTTGCACCGAGGATGTGCGGCCGGAAGTAGTGtgaagttgtttttctctttcaagggCCCAATAGTCCTTCCCACTTCTGTCCCGGGCTGGAAGGTGGTGTGACCTCATTGATGTCTCATTGGGTCTCCCCAGAGAGTGCAGATTAAGTCCACGAAGTGCAGGAAAGGCAACAGGCTCAAAGCAAGGGTTGGCTTCAGATTGACAGAGGAACTCTTACCTCTAGGGTCCCTGTGGCCTGCGGGCGGCTGACCAGACCCAGACACCTGTCGCTGAACTCCGAGCTCATTTTTGTCCCCATGCCTGTGGTGCATAATTTTTTAATGCCTCGTCCTTGCGTTTTGAGTAGCGCAGTAATGCCTTACTGTTTGACTTATCGAAAGCATTAACAAAAGAGGTAACTTTAAATAAAGCGTAATACTCACTGGAACCCTGAATTGAGTATTTTATTTGCCGGTGACCTCACATCTGGAGGCAGCGTGGCTTCTCTACCCCTGGCAGGTCCTGGCCACATCACACCCAGCACAAGAACCTAGGCCTGCACCCACCTAGCCCACCGGGATGGTGGGAGGAGCCCACGGCCCAGGGCCACTGGGGCAGACCGGAAGAGCCCTGGAGAGGAAGGGGTAACCCCCCCCTACGCACTTGGGAGGGGCCCCCAGCGGGTTGCTGAAGCTGTGGCTGAGGAGGAAGTGAGAGGAGGAGGTGAGGTGCAGCAGGGAGGTAAGCTGGGCTGCTGGGGACAGGGGCTGGGCCTGGGTCTCCGGTAGGGGGCCTGGCCTTTCTGCCCCTCTTGGcctgtgccccacccccaccccacaagaGGAGAGGGGACTGGAGGGGTGTGGTGCGATACCCTGCAACCTGTCCTCTTTGACCAGGCGGGCAGGTCCTGGGGCTGAGGCCTGGGCCCAGGCTGGCCAGGAACCCCCGCTCACACTGGCTGTGCCCACATCTTGCAGCCTGCCGCACCGGGGTCGGTGGCACCATGGCCCAGGCCCTGGGCGAGGACCTGGCgcagcctggcgagctgcaggaTGACTCTAGCTCTTTGGGGTCCGACTCAGAGCTAAGCGGGCCCGGCCCGTATCGCCAGGCTGACCGCTATGGCTTCATTGGGGGCAGCGCAGCAGAGCCAGGGTAAGTGGGGAAGGGATGAGGGGGGATACAGGGTGCTGGGCCTAATGATGGAGGCTGAGAGCTGAATTCTAGAGTGAGGCCCAACCTCAAGGGTCCTGGAAGGGTCTGGGGACCCAGCTAGTGTCACCTGTCCTCGGGTTCTAGATGGAATCTTAAGCTTAGCAGGGCTGTGGGGGGTGGGTCCCTGTGTGTCTCTTCCTCCCAGTCTCTGAGGGTTCCCAGCGGGGCTGAACCTGCTTCTGCTTTCAGTCCGGCCCAGGAATCCCAAAATCACAGAACCCACGCTTCTTCCCCTACTAGTTCCCCCACTTCCCCAGGTGCTGAAAGGGAGACAAGTTGGGAGATAGATAGGGAGGTCACACCGCGATCAGAGGCAGAATCAGGCTCAGAGAAGACTCCTGGTTTCTAGGTCTTGGGCTCTGTCTACTCAACTTCCCCAAAGAGTTGTCTGTCCCCATCCTGGGGGACAGTCaaccagcccctcccccatcacACACCTACACACCCTCTTCATTATCTCCTGCTTCCGCCCACATCGGAGCCACATCCTTTCCTGTCCCCATGACAACCACTGGCAACTCCTGGGTGACAGGTCACTCCCCACCCCAGAGATTCCCAGAGATCAGGGCCAAGGGTTGGGCTCACCCAGGTAGCAGGAAGGGTGGTGGACGTGGGTGTCCTGTGTCTGGACATCTGTGTCGTGTGTCCCAGGCCGGGTCACCCTCCTGCAGACCTCATCCGCCAGCGGGAGATGAAGTGGGTGGAGATGACTTCACACTGGGAGAAAACCATGTCTCGGCGGTACAAGAAGGTGAGGGGAGAAGGGTCCCACGCGGCCCTCCTTGGCTCGTCCCCCTCTGCCTGGCAAAATTCAGCCTCCTGTGTCCCAGCACCTCTTGCCTTCGCTCCCTGCTCCTTGCGGAGACTCTTGCCCGATAGCAGATTGTGCCTGAGGCCTGCTGAGAGCAGCAGGGGTATCTGGCATGGCTGGCCTGACGGGGTGCCCTGGCCTCACCCACAGGTAAAGATGCAGTGCCGGAAAGGCATCCCCTCGGCCCTGCGGGCCCGGTGTTGGCCCCTTCTGTGCGGGGCTCACGTGTGTCAGAAGAACAGCCCCGGCACTTACCAGGTGAGGGGACCAGCGGGGGTCCTAGCCCCCGCCCCTAGCCCTTCACCCCTCTGGGCCTTCACCTCCACCTTCTTGCCCACGTGCAGAACCTGGCTGAGGCCCCGGGAGACCCACAGTGGATGGAAACCATCGGCAGGGACCTGCACCGCCAGTTCCCACTGCATGAGATGTTTGTGTCGCCCCAGGGTCACGGGTACGAGGGCGGGGATGCCCAGGGACCCCCAGCCCCCACACCTCCAGGCGCTTTGGCAGAGTCCCCGCCCCTGGCTTTACGTCTTTGCATCTCAGAGGACCCAGCAAGGCCCCTGAGGGGCCGAGGCCTGGGCAGGGGCCACCAGAGGGTGCGGGAGGGCTGCCGGAGGACTGGCCCCTGATGGGGTCTTCTGGCACAGGCAGCAGGGGCTCCTGCAGGTGCTGAAGGCCTACACCCTGTACCGGCCGGAGCAGGGCTACTGCCAGGCCCAGGGCCCTGTGGCCGCCGTGCTGCTCATGCACCTGCCCCCAGAGGTGAGTGCCCTCAGCCCTGCGGCAGGGACCCCAGACCCGGACGCCCACCCCCAGGAACTCTGACTTCAGTTACCTGAGACCCTGGACCGCCAAATCTAGTGACCTAGGGACCAAGGCATCCTGTGCCCTGAACCGTGACCGCCCCCCCCATCCTCTGGAACCCTGGCCTCTGGGACCTAGGATCCTCAAGTCCCACGCAGACCTGTCCTAATGAGCCAGGGCCTCATGATTGCCAACCTCAGTGACCATCAAGCCCAATGACCTTGATTCCAGGAACATCGAACCCTGACCCCTGACCTTTGGCCCAATGATCTAAAAGTCTGGATGTTATCACCTTGACCTTATGAACCTTGATTCTGAACCCTGTGACCATGATCCCTGACCCCAATGACCCCAAGAACCCAAGACTTGAACTTTGGGACCTCTGCTGCCCTTGACCAGTGAGTCCCCACCCTGCGACCCTCAAATTCAGCcctctgagccctgtgacttctACCTCCTGCACCCCTTGGTAGGCCTCTTTCTAGACAACGGGAAGCTTTTAGGTAagacccaccccctgccccaaccCCACCACCAGCACTGAGACCAGGCTCCTGGCTCCAGAATCACCCCAGATGGTGTCCAGGCCCTCCCctgtgcccccctcccccagccttgcAGTCCCCTCTGCGGTGGGCACTCAAGGCCTGTACCCACCCCCAGGAGGCCTTCTGGTGCCTGGTCCAGATCTGCGAGGTTTACCTCCCCGGCTACTACGGGCCCCACATGGTGAGAGGCAGGGATGGGACCCGAGGGCACAGCGGGAGGGTTGGGTGGGGTTGGGAGCCTAGGGAAGCCAGCAGTAGTGCTGATGGGCGTGGCCACAGGAGGCTGTGCGGCTGGACGCCGAGGTGTTCATGGCCCTGCTGCGACGGCTGCTCCCGCGCGTGCACAAGCATCTGCAGAAGGTGGGCGTCGGGCCCCTGCTGTACCTGCCAGAGTGGTTCCTGTGCCTCTTCGCCCgctccctgcccttccccacaGTGCTGCGTGTCTGGGACGCTTTTCTTAGCGAGGGTGAGTGGGGGGCCGACTAGGTGGGCGGGGGCAGGAGGGGGTGCCTGGTGAACATGGAAAGTGGAGGTGCCAGCTTCGCTCTGCCCCGCTGCCACCGCTGACCCTGATCTGGGGCCTGGGTGCTGGGGTGTGCCGAGGGTAACCCGCTGTTGGCCACGTATCACCAATGGGAGGAACAGCAGCCCCCGCCCTAAGCAGTGAGATCACCATAGGGAGGGCACAGCATCCACATGGGGGGAGGGCTGGAGTCAGGGAGGCTTCCCCAAGGTCGATGGGGCAGGAGCTGGCGAGACCATAGCAGTGGCACAGCTTGGGGACTGGGCACAGTGAGGGCACAGCAGATGGAGCCCCCGGGCCCTCAATGCGAGCCCTCGCAGGCCAGGCATGGCTCTGGGAGCCAAGGCCACTTGAGTAAGTGAGACCTACattctggtggtggtgggggtggggatgggaggcgGCGGTACCAAATTAACAAGATATTTATAGATTGTCATAAGTTccgtgaagaaaataaaacaaaggacatGCCAGAGCGTAGGGGAACGGCAGAAGAGGGCTGTTTAAATATGCTGGCGGCTGCTCCTCAGAAGAGGCAGATACACAGAGCTGGGTGGAgaaggagaggcaggcagggcccTGTCCTCAGGGTCCCAGCCACGGATGACTTGAGGGGTGCAGGCATGGGGAGAGGTGCCAGGCTAAGAGCAGGGGGCAGTCGGGGCAAGGCTGAGCTGGACTCTGGGTCTTTGGGGCTCTGCCTCGTACCCCCATCAGTGGCACAGTTGGATTCGGTTCTATACGGGTTGTCCAGCAGTTGCATGGTAGAAATCCATCAGTGCACCTACTGAGCACCCGCTGTATGCCCAGGTGCCTTCAGACTGGGTTAGTGTTCTAACCACGGACGTCCAAGTCACCGTCTGCTTGTCCTCCCCTGCAGACTCGGACCTCGAGAgtggggcggggcgggccggGCCCCGTGGGGGCACCCTTGCGCTTTGATAACGGTGACGATGTTAGTAGTCTTGTTGTCCCTTTACACAGCACAGTGGTCACCAGGCCTTACTGGTCCCCCGACTGCCTTTCTCAGCAGACCGGAGGCTGCCAGGGAGGGGCTCTGAGGCTCCAGGAGCAGGCCAAAGTCATGTGCGTGTGCGTGCCTGCGTGTGTATGCACACGTGTGTGCCCTGTGCTCTTAGCTTAGGGGTGAGGAGCTCTGGCTTGAATCTTCGTAGAATCAGAAGCTCACAGGTCTGATCTGGAAAGGCTGTCTTGTCACCACCCAGCCCTTCACTGGACGGGGCGAGGAGCCGAGGC
The genomic region above belongs to Bos taurus isolate L1 Dominette 01449 registration number 42190680 breed Hereford chromosome 29, ARS-UCD2.0, whole genome shotgun sequence and contains:
- the RAD9A gene encoding cell cycle checkpoint control protein RAD9A, producing MKCLVTGSNVKVLGKAVHSLSRIGDELYLEPLEDGLSLRTVNSSRSAYACFLFAPLFFQQYQAATPGQDQLRCKILMKSFLSVFRSLAMLEKTVEKCCISLNDRSSRLVVQLHCKYGVRKTHNLSFQDCESLQAVFDPALCPHVLRAPARVLVEAVLPFPPALAEVTLGIGHGRRVILRSYQEEEADSAIKAMVTEMSIGEEDFQQLQAQEGVAITFCLKEFRGLLSFAESANLSLSIHFDAPGRPAIFAIEDSLLDGHFVLATLSESDSHPQTLHAQEELQRPEPGPQAHSTPHLDLDDFAVDDMDSYMIAMETTTGSEGSRALPSISLSPGLQRPCSSSPHSEEEDDDMEPSTVPGTPPPKKFRSLFFGSILAPAHSPQGPSPVLAEDSEGEG
- the RAD9A gene encoding cell cycle checkpoint control protein RAD9A isoform X1; translated protein: MKCLVTGSNVKVLGKAVHSLSRIGDELYLEPLEDGLSLRTVNSSRSAYACFLFAPLFFQQYQAATPGQDQLRCKILMKSFLSVFRSLAMLEKTVEKCCISLNDRSSRLVVQLHCKYGVRKTHNLSFQDCESLQAVFDPALCPHVLRAPARVLVEAVLPFPPALAEVTLGIGHGRRVILRSYQEEEADSAIKAMVTEMSIGEEDFQQLQAQEGVAITFCLKEFRVRFLPCTHCPVHLSSLPSLHALLLPCQGLLSFAESANLSLSIHFDAPGRPAIFAIEDSLLDGHFVLATLSESDSHPQTLHAQEELQRPEPGPQAHSTPHLDLDDFAVDDMDSYMIAMETTTGSEGSRALPSISLSPGLQRPCSSSPHSEEEDDDMEPSTVPGTPPPKKFRSLFFGSILAPAHSPQGPSPVLAEDSEGEG
- the RAD9A gene encoding cell cycle checkpoint control protein RAD9A isoform X4, which codes for MKSFLSVFRSLAMLEKTVEKCCISLNDRSSRLVVQLHCKYGVRKTHNLSFQDCESLQAVFDPALCPHVLRAPARVLVEAVLPFPPALAEVTLGIGHGRRVILRSYQEEEADSAIKAMVTEMSIGEEDFQQLQAQEGVAITFCLKEFRVRFLPCTHCPVHLSSLPSLHALLLPCQGLLSFAESANLSLSIHFDAPGRPAIFAIEDSLLDGHFVLATLSESDSHPQTLHAQEELQRPEPGPQAHSTPHLDLDDFAVDDMDSYMIAMETTTGSEGSRALPSISLSPGLQRPCSSSPHSEEEDDDMEPSTVPGTPPPKKFRSLFFGSILAPAHSPQGPSPVLAEDSEGEG
- the RAD9A gene encoding cell cycle checkpoint control protein RAD9A isoform X2 gives rise to the protein MKCLVTGSNVKVLGKAVHSLSRIGDELYLEPLEDGLSLRTVNSSRSAYACFLFAPLFFQQYQAATPGQDQLRCKILMKSFLSVFRSLAMLEKTVEKCCISLNDRSSRLVVQLHCKYGVRKTHNLSFQDCESLQAVFDPALCPHVLRAPARVLVEAVLPFPPALAEVTLGIGHGRRVILRSYQEEEADSAIKAMVTEMSIGEEDFQQLQAQEGVAITFCLKEFRVRFLPCTHCPVHLSSLPSLHALLLPCQGLLSFAESANLSLSIHFDAPGRPAIFAIEDSLLDGHFVLATLSESDSHPQTLHAQEELQRPEPGPQAHSELKWAPRMPPSGLYLNSDERILRLTPFRKRPLKTPPPSFPLPPNQEIIKPRGHQWLLGSCRLLAEPSRRGPNSVPRPLPH
- the PPP1CA gene encoding serine/threonine-protein phosphatase PP1-alpha catalytic subunit → MSDSEKLNLDSIIGRLLEVQGSRPGKNVQLTENEIRGLCLKSREIFLSQPILLELEAPLKICGDIHGQYYDLLRLFEYGGFPPESNYLFLGDYVDRGKQSLETICLLLAYKIKYPENFFLLRGNHECASINRIYGFYDECKRRYNIKLWKTFTDCFNCLPIAAIVDEKIFCCHGGLSPDLQSMEQIRRIMRPTDVPDQGLLCDLLWSDPDKDVQGWGENDRGVSFTFGAEVVAKFLHKHDLDLICRAHQVVEDGYEFFAKRQLVTLFSAPNYCGEFDNAGAMMSVDETLMCSFQILKPADKNKGKYGQFSGLNPGGRPITPPRNSAKAKK
- the TBC1D10C gene encoding carabin isoform X1 yields the protein MAQALGEDLAQPGELQDDSSSLGSDSELSGPGPYRQADRYGFIGGSAAEPGPGHPPADLIRQREMKWVEMTSHWEKTMSRRYKKVKMQCRKGIPSALRARCWPLLCGAHVCQKNSPGTYQNLAEAPGDPQWMETIGRDLHRQFPLHEMFVSPQGHGQQGLLQVLKAYTLYRPEQGYCQAQGPVAAVLLMHLPPEEAFWCLVQICEVYLPGYYGPHMEAVRLDAEVFMALLRRLLPRVHKHLQKVGVGPLLYLPEWFLCLFARSLPFPTVLRVWDAFLSEGVKVLFRVGLTLVRLALGTTEQRLACPGLLETLGALRSIPPAQLQEEVFMPQVHGVALSEQDLQREIKAQLAQLPASASEPPPRPQARLPGAPAIFEAQQLAGTRGSPRPEVPRIVVQPPEEPRPPRRKPQTRGKTFHGLLTRSRGPPIESPTRSHRSSTSFLDTRF
- the TBC1D10C gene encoding carabin, which codes for MAQALGEDLAQPGELQDDSSSLGSDSELSGPGPYRQADRYGFIGGSAAEPGPGHPPADLIRQREMKWVEMTSHWEKTMSRRYKKVKMQCRKGIPSALRARCWPLLCGAHVCQKNSPGTYQNLAEAPGDPQWMETIGRDLHRQFPLHEMFVSPQGHGQQGLLQVLKAYTLYRPEQGYCQAQGPVAAVLLMHLPPEEAFWCLVQICEVYLPGYYGPHMEAVRLDAEVFMALLRRLLPRVHKHLQKVGVGPLLYLPEWFLCLFARSLPFPTVLRVWDAFLSEALHWTGRGAEAQNEKACVRLSAALGSWQAALPTSVRGCWDLLAGAPKWPTCSQSRQQSCRRVEGVWPRTGSGPG